The following DNA comes from Halalkaliarchaeum sp. AArc-CO.
TATCACGTCCGAAAACACGTCCAGCCGTCGTCGACGCCGGAGCCGTTTGACCGGAACTGATTTTGCGAGCGAAACCGCTCGCGTGAAGTTTTCACGGGCGTAGTCGCTCTCCTGGTGGAGGCTGACCGTGTACGTGTTCTCGATCAGTTCCAGTACCTGTTCGCTTGCAGGGGCCGGGGCGATCTCTTCGCGTTGGGCGTCCTCGAGGAGGTAAATACGCCGGAGCGGTACCGCCTCGACCGGCTGTTTGTGGCAAAGCCCGTAGAAGTGTCGATCCCGGGACTCACAGATGTTCTCTGGCGGATCGACCGAAAGACCGAATCGCTCGACCGTGGCCGGTTCCAGCTTTATGGAGGGGAACCCGCTATGGACCGTCGGCTCGTCCACCCGTTCGATCGCTGCCACGTCGTCGCTGAGGACCCGATGTCCGGCCGCCAGAAACGCGGTGGCGGTGGTCGTCTTCCCCTGTCCGGAGGTTCCAGCGAAGACGACAGCACCGTCACCGATCTCGACTGCACTGGCGTGCAAGACGAAGAACCCCCGCTGGTGCAACAGGTGGTTGAACGCCGGTCCCACTACGACGTGACGAACGATCTCTCCGTGGACATGGTCCAGCGAATCCACGACGATCTCGCGACCATCCCGTATCAGTACACTCGCGACCTCGTAGGTGAGGCGGTAGTCCCCCTCTGGAGTCACGGACACCGCACCGTTTTCTCCACCGTTGTTCTGCACACTTCCGCGCCGTACGACCACGTCCGGGTCGTCGTGGTCCGATCCGTCACCAGGGGCTAGCTCCGGAAGCGGGATCTCCGATACGACGGAGAGTCCGAACGCCTCGTAGCTGTTCGTCCGACGGAGAGTCATGCTCTCGTCCCGGGATCGAGGAGCGTCCGAGTCGACACGTCCGCTACGGTGATGGACAGCCCCGTAACTGCCGCCGTGATCTGGCGCCCTGTACTGCCGTCGACGTTCATATCTTCAGCCTGGAGACTGGGACCCATTAGTATGGAGTCGCTATCAGGGAGGGACGATAGCGCCAGCGGCGGATTTCGCTCGGGAGTCGCGCATCCAGCCGAGCTCGACCCTGCTGAAGCAGGGGTCGGCCGGTACTGTGCGTGCTCGTTCGACACGCGCTCCAGAAATGACTTCGGCCGAGTCAGTCCGTCCGCCCGTTATCGTGGCTGTCGTAGCCCGTTACCGGATGGACAAGCCGCCGACGATCCAACGGAGGATCCCGCCGACGAGCCCGCCGACCGACAACTCGCTACGACAGCCTGTTCGAGTCGCTAATATTCTTCGTCGTGGCCGTAATGTTCGTCTTGCGTCAGTTCTTCGACTTTCCCGTGGGTTTCGACTTTCGGCGGTTGGTAGTCTTTCATGGGTGTGGCACCCGGCTATTTTTTGTTCAGTGCCGGTATTGTTATAACTCGCTTAGCGAACGTTTCACGCGATACTCGTCGATTGTGGTCGCGATAATTCGGCGTGTACGTCGTTAATCGCCGGTTATCGGGGACCCAATTCGATCCTTCCGGGACTGCCGTCTCGTCTGTCGGGGTACCCGGATCAAAACAGGGACTGGAACCGTCGATCTGCATCCCTCTCCGTCAGAATCCGGTACTCAGCGAGGTCGTCGAGCTCACCGATCAGGACGGAACCGTCCCGTTCGATCCACGCGTGAGCGTGGAATTCGCCGTGTTTTCTGGTTACGCCGAGTTTGAGTTCTGCCCGGTGGCCGTTCGCCTCGAGCAGCGCTTTTCCGACGATCGCTTTCATCAGACACGTCGGCGAGAACGGTGCCCGGCGGTGTACGGCCTCCACAGCAGCCGCGATCGCGCCGGGGGCGACCTGCCGGAAAGGAGGGGCCCTGGCTGCGACGGGCTCGACGATCCGACGTGTCGCGTCCCATCGGAGAACCGGAAGCAGTAGCCTCGTCGAGGACAAAAGCACCGCTGCTGTCGCTATCAGCGTCCTCGATGGCCGATCTGTCTCACTTTGAATATTCATCCACTGTTTCGAGAAGACCCGTGTCGCCCAGTTCACGGAGGAACTGGAGGACGTCCTCTTCGCAGCGCTCGGGCTCGACGTCGTAGGTTTCCGCGACCGATCGTTGTATCTCGCGTACTCTCGTCGGCTCTTGAATCGACTCCCAGATCTCCGGTCCGGTCCCTGTGAGGCTCTGGTAGCTTCCCTCCTCCTCGTTGTACACCACCACTTCGTCGTCGAGAGTCGTGGCGAGCGAACTGTCGTTTGCGACCACGAGGGAGTCGGGAGTGAGATTCGTCATGGCGATATAAACGAATAGAGGTCCGATAGTTATCCGGTGGTTACCGAGCGTCCGTTCCCCTGCAGACCGAGTCGATCATTCGGTCACGTCCACGACCGTCGCCGCAGCACGCGAGCGCAGCGTCTCCGGATCGATCGGGAACACGGCTTCCGGCGTCCCCGCGGCGGCGTACACCGTATCGAACTCTGCCAGGGCCGGATCGAACAGGACGGGCACCTCCGTGTCGTGGCAGATCGGTGGGACGCCCCCGATCGACCAGCCGATCTCGTCGGCGACGCGGCCGGGATCGGCCATCGTCGTTCTTTCGGATGAGGCGTCGAAGCGGTCGGCGACGGCTGCGAGATCGACCCGGTTGGCACCGCTTGTGATCGCGACTACCAGGTCGCCGTCGGCGTCGACGACGATGCTGCTCGCGATCTGAGCGACGTCACACTCGAGTGCTTCGGCGGCGTCGGCTGCCGTTTTGGTTCCTTCCGGGAACTCCAGTACGTCGATATCGAGTCCGTATTTCTCCTTCGCCCGGTCGACGAACGCCTCGACACGTGAATGCATGACACTTGCCTGTTTCGTGTGTGGGTGAAATTCTTTTTGAACTCTGGGATACGTTTTTCCCTTCTTCAACCGAGTGTAGGTCGTACGGACGAGCCACCATGGTCGAATCGTACAATCCCCAGTTCGAATACGACGGGCTCCCGGTCGTTTGTGCGGCGGTGACGGCGATCGTTCTCGGCGCGGTTGCGATCCTGGTCGTCGGGCGACCAGCGTGGATTCTACCGATCGGCTTCCTGTCGGGCGCCGTCGCCGCGATGACGGGTGAGTTTTCCGGGGTCCCCGCGAACAACGGACTGCTCGGGGTCGTAATTGCGCTGTTCCCGATCTACGGGTACGCCGTGATCTATCGGCTCTCCGTGACTCCCGCTACCGGCGGTGACGCCGCCTTTTTCAGTGTCGTGTTCGCCGTCCTCGATATCGTCGTTTACGGCCCATTGATGCTTCTCATGGCATATCTCGGCGGTATTGTAGTCGACTCACTCCGACGACGGCTCGAGGCACCCCTGGGATATTGATGTACTGGCGGATCTCTGAAGGCCGACACCGCTCCTCGATCACGACGTCGATCGAATCAACCGCAGCAGCTCCGATCGATCGGCTTCCGGATCCAGGTACTCAGCAAGCGCTTCCGCGTCGTTTTCGTCGGTTCGACTCCTGGACCCCGTCCCGACTCTGTCACCGTCGTCGCCGATCAGTTCTCTCGGATACGCTCCCCCAGCAAGAATGTATTCCCGATCTCCGGGACGGACTGCGAGGGCTGCACGGGCGGCGACGTCGACGCCGAGGCCCGGTACCGGGACAATTGCGTCGAACTGGGTCATCCTGGCCAACGTACCCCTGATTTCGAGCGTTCGTCTCCCCGTCCGGCTCACCGATTCGAACCCCCGCTCGTGGAGTTTTCGTTCGAAGGCAGCCATCGCGTTCGACTCCACGATCCTGGTCAGGACGGTGGACGTCGACGTTCGTGGAGTAAGACGGAGTCGTGAGACGACGTAAAATCGCCAAACAGTGTCGGCATTCGATCCAATCGATTCTCGGATCCGTCGTCGTCGCGTTTCGTCCTCGTAGACGATCGTGTGTGCGTTGACGGCAATTGGGCCGGCCTGGAACGGTCGCTCGGTTCGATCTTCGATGGGCCGCCAGCCCTCGAGAAGTGCTTCCGGCACTCTCGGCGCCGGTACGTCCATGTTCCCGCGAAACGCGCCACAGTACTTCAGTGTTCGCCGAGCCACGCGTCCGTGATCCGGAGCCGTCCGCGCGTGCCGTCCCATTCGGTCTGGTATTCGAGTCGGATCGGTCGCTCCATGTGCGGGGCGTCGGTCACCAGCGTCTCGAACTCGCCACCCTCGCCCAGCACGTGAACGCCGTATTCCTCGTTGAGTTCCTGCAACTCTGCGAGCGCAGCCGCATCGAGTGTCCGTCCGAGCCAGGATTCGTCGAGTCCGTAGGCGGCCACCTGCACGATCGTGATCTCGAAGCCGGCGTCGATCATCGCCTCGCCGAGTGCGACCGGATCCCGCTGCCACAGCGGTGCAAAGAGCTCGATCCCCAGTCGGTTACACAGTCCGTCGATCCGGCTGGTCTGGTACTCGCTTTCGACGGCGCCTGCCGTTACCCCGACGAGTTCACAGTCGAGTTCCGTCCGGAGCTCCCGGATTGCGGCCTCGAGCGGTTCGATCTCCCGGTCGCCCTGTGCGCCGGAATCGGTCGCCGCATCCGTCCCGAACGCCCCGGGCTCGACGTCGACGAGCGGGAGCCCGATGCTCTCGGCGGCGAGTTCGGCCAGCCGAGTCGCCGGGACGTGGTACATGTACGAATCGCCCTCCGGATGGACCGTGAGCAGGTGGGTCACGTTCAACCCTTCCTCGAGCGCCCGGTACAGCGCCCACGAGGAGTCTTTTCCGCCCGAAAAGAGGCTCACCCAGCACCCGGTCGCGTCGACCTCGTCGCCGCCGTCGTCGGCCATACCTCCGTTTGCAGGCCGACACCCAAGGCGGTTCCGGGTCGCCCCTGTCTTCGGCACCGAAACGGCTGACCGTCTCGTCACCGATCGAGATACTCCTGCTGAACCGCGACTACGTCCGTCGAGTCATCGCAGGCGGCGTACCTCCGAAGTGGCTCCTCGTTGAGTTCGAGGAACGTCTCCCCCCAGGTGAACTTCGAGAGGATTTCCTCGGCGTGGTGGCGATCGCCGAGAATGACGAGCGCAGCCGCGAGCGCCTCGACGGTGGTGAGCCTGAGCGGACGTCCGAAGTTGACGGGGTTTGCAGCCACGAGATACGGCAGCGCCCGGTGTTCTCCCGGCAACGTGAACCGGGCCTCGCCGGCCGATTCCCAGGAACAGTCGAGCGCGATCAGGGCGCCGCTTTCGACGGTCTCGGCGTCGGACGGCGAGAGCGCCCGCTCGGCGTGAGGGTTCAAAACGACCCCGTACGGCGTCGCCCGGTCCGAGCGGTGAAGTGTCGCGAGATCGAACCGGGCGAGTTTCCGGGCCGTACATTTCTCTGGGTCGTCGTCGCCCTCGTACCGGACGTGGAGTTCCACGTTACAGCTACCCGGTCGACGTTCAAAAGGGGATCGCTCACGGTGGATTAAAGGCGGCGCCCGCCACACTCCGAGCATGGACGCCGCCGACGACGGGACGACGGTCGCTCGACCTACGGACGGTTCC
Coding sequences within:
- a CDS encoding DUF367 family protein, translating into MELHVRYEGDDDPEKCTARKLARFDLATLHRSDRATPYGVVLNPHAERALSPSDAETVESGALIALDCSWESAGEARFTLPGEHRALPYLVAANPVNFGRPLRLTTVEALAAALVILGDRHHAEEILSKFTWGETFLELNEEPLRRYAACDDSTDVVAVQQEYLDR
- a CDS encoding HPr-rel-A system PqqD family peptide chaperone, whose translation is MTNLTPDSLVVANDSSLATTLDDEVVVYNEEEGSYQSLTGTGPEIWESIQEPTRVREIQRSVAETYDVEPERCEEDVLQFLRELGDTGLLETVDEYSK
- a CDS encoding serine/threonine protein kinase, which produces MTLRRTNSYEAFGLSVVSEIPLPELAPGDGSDHDDPDVVVRRGSVQNNGGENGAVSVTPEGDYRLTYEVASVLIRDGREIVVDSLDHVHGEIVRHVVVGPAFNHLLHQRGFFVLHASAVEIGDGAVVFAGTSGQGKTTTATAFLAAGHRVLSDDVAAIERVDEPTVHSGFPSIKLEPATVERFGLSVDPPENICESRDRHFYGLCHKQPVEAVPLRRIYLLEDAQREEIAPAPASEQVLELIENTYTVSLHQESDYARENFTRAVSLAKSVPVKRLRRRRRLDVFSDVIALVENDLGVRGERNLGERP
- a CDS encoding diphthine--ammonia ligase, whose amino-acid sequence is MADDGGDEVDATGCWVSLFSGGKDSSWALYRALEEGLNVTHLLTVHPEGDSYMYHVPATRLAELAAESIGLPLVDVEPGAFGTDAATDSGAQGDREIEPLEAAIRELRTELDCELVGVTAGAVESEYQTSRIDGLCNRLGIELFAPLWQRDPVALGEAMIDAGFEITIVQVAAYGLDESWLGRTLDAAALAELQELNEEYGVHVLGEGGEFETLVTDAPHMERPIRLEYQTEWDGTRGRLRITDAWLGEH
- a CDS encoding lasso peptide biosynthesis B2 protein — its product is MNIQSETDRPSRTLIATAAVLLSSTRLLLPVLRWDATRRIVEPVAARAPPFRQVAPGAIAAAVEAVHRRAPFSPTCLMKAIVGKALLEANGHRAELKLGVTRKHGEFHAHAWIERDGSVLIGELDDLAEYRILTERDADRRFQSLF
- a CDS encoding YbaK/EbsC family protein, producing MHSRVEAFVDRAKEKYGLDIDVLEFPEGTKTAADAAEALECDVAQIASSIVVDADGDLVVAITSGANRVDLAAVADRFDASSERTTMADPGRVADEIGWSIGGVPPICHDTEVPVLFDPALAEFDTVYAAAGTPEAVFPIDPETLRSRAAATVVDVTE
- a CDS encoding lasso RiPP family leader peptide-containing protein yields the protein MKDYQPPKVETHGKVEELTQDEHYGHDEEY